Genomic DNA from Corallococcus macrosporus:
CGGTGACGAGCAGGGCACCCAGGGCCAGCGCGACGGCCCCCGAGATGATCCACGCTTCCAGGCGCCGTGGCTTCCCCTCGGGAGGCCGCGGCGCTGCTGTTTCCGCCAGCGGCTCCACGGCGGCCACGGGCGGGGGCGCGGGCAGGGCCCCCGCCGAACCCTCTGGCGAAGCCTCATCGAACGCCGCCTGGAAGCGGAGCAGCGAGCGCCCCAGCTCCACGACGTCCCCGTCCTTCAGCGGCCCGGGGGCCTCCAGGCGCACGCCGTTGAGGAACACGCCGTTGGGCGTCCCCAGGTCCTCCAGCACGAAGCCCGAGTCCTCCCGGCGGATCCGCGCGTGCATCCGGGACACGGCCCGGTCGCGCAGCCGCAGGGCCACGCCATCACCCCGGCCGATGTCCGTGCACGCCTCCGCGAGCGCATGACTGCGGCCCACGTCCAGTCCGGTGAGGCAGGTGAGGGTGGCGGCGCGTGACGGCGGGGCCTCCGCATCCGTCAGCAGGCCCTTGAGCACCGCGACCGTGCCCACGCCACGCTCGGGGGCGCTCGGCTCGGCGAGCACGCGCAGGCACATGCCGTCCGGCAGGCCCAGCACCTCACCGGCCACCACCAGGCGCGACACGCCGGGCAGCACGCGCACCGCGTTCACGGTGAAGCTGCGCACCGCCTCCACCATGAGCCGGCCGGAGTCGATGCGCAGGGTCAACAGGCCTGGAGGAAGGCCCTCCAGGTGGACATGGTCCTCGGGGCCGCCGCCCAGCAGGTGGTGGCCCTCCGTCAGCTCGAACGGGGTGGGGGTGCCCAGGTGCTCGAATTCGAAGCGCATGCGGACGTCCGGCAGCAAGCGTCACGCCTGCCACCGGACGTCGCGTTTTCGCGAGGTTGTCCCCAGGCCCCATCCATCCCCGGCCTCCCATGTCCGGAGGCCGGGACGGCGGTGGCCACCTCTCTCCGTCTAGAAGGTGGCGCCCACGTTGATGGTGCCCATGTAGCGGCCGCCGCTGCTGAACGTCTCATCGCCGCCCACGTCCAGGTCGGACGGCGGCACGGTGAGGGCGAACTCCTGGTCGAACAGGAAGTTGTAGTTCACGCGCGCGTCCGCGGTGAAGTTGCCCAGGTGCAGGCGCAGGCCCGCGCCCACCGGCACGTTGCCCACCGTGTCGTCCTGGAAGCCCGGAGCGAGCGCGCGCACGTTGTAGCGGCTCAGGCCCACGCCGCCCATGATGTACGGCTGGATGGGCGTCGCCGACAGGCCCAGCGTCACCGCGGCCTGCGCGCCGTTGCGCACGATGTCCGGCCCGTTGGCGTTCGTCGCCAGCACGCTGCCGGTGTTGAACTCGCTCATGGCGCCCGTGTAGCCCAGCTCCAGGCCCAGCACGTTGGTGGGCTTGATGGCCACCGTCACGCCGTAGGCGAGGCCTGGATCAATCTGGTCGCGGAGTCCGTTGGTGTAGCCTTCCACACCGCCGCCGACGAGGAATGTCAGGCCGCGCATGTCCGCGGACCTGCGCAGCTCCGTCGAAGCCGCCTGCGCGGAGCCCGCCGCCAGAACCGCCACCGCCGCCGCACCAGCCAACAGTCCCTTGCTCATGTGTACCCCTCCCTGTGATGGACCGAAAAGTGGGGTGTACTTTGGTCCATGCCAACCGGGCCCCGGGGGCCCGCTGGCTCGGCCGCCCTCCCTTGCGGACGGGTTGCCCATGCACAGGAAAGGCGTTGTCCCGGGCGTGGAAGAGCGCTTCCTGGAAGACGGGGAAGGGTAGACTCCGCGCCTTCGATGCGCCTCCGCTCCCTTGTCCTCGTCCCGCTGCTGTCCTCCGTCCTGTGCGTCGCCGGTGCGTGCCGCGATGAACAGGCGGGCCCCGCCCACCGCGCGCCCAAGCTGCCCGCGCCCACGACGCTGAGGACGCTCGACGCGGCTCCGGAGGGGCTGACCT
This window encodes:
- a CDS encoding outer membrane beta-barrel protein, translating into MSKGLLAGAAAVAVLAAGSAQAASTELRRSADMRGLTFLVGGGVEGYTNGLRDQIDPGLAYGVTVAIKPTNVLGLELGYTGAMSEFNTGSVLATNANGPDIVRNGAQAAVTLGLSATPIQPYIMGGVGLSRYNVRALAPGFQDDTVGNVPVGAGLRLHLGNFTADARVNYNFLFDQEFALTVPPSDLDVGGDETFSSGGRYMGTINVGATF
- a CDS encoding FHA domain-containing protein yields the protein MRFEFEHLGTPTPFELTEGHHLLGGGPEDHVHLEGLPPGLLTLRIDSGRLMVEAVRSFTVNAVRVLPGVSRLVVAGEVLGLPDGMCLRVLAEPSAPERGVGTVAVLKGLLTDAEAPPSRAATLTCLTGLDVGRSHALAEACTDIGRGDGVALRLRDRAVSRMHARIRREDSGFVLEDLGTPNGVFLNGVRLEAPGPLKDGDVVELGRSLLRFQAAFDEASPEGSAGALPAPPPVAAVEPLAETAAPRPPEGKPRRLEAWIISGAVALALGALLVTAAMAAAG